The proteins below come from a single Pedobacter aquae genomic window:
- a CDS encoding TonB-dependent receptor: MKLHLFILATLVAGTTQAQELDSIKTLNEVKINAYLGEQILISLPATATIINKAQLEQRTQNTLLPALNSISGVKMEERSPGSYRLSIRGSLIRSPFGVRNVKVYYDDFPLTDAGGNTYLNLIDQNTVKGIEILKGPDGSLFGANSGGVVLINSSSSEKTSEFSAIRGSFGLFGQHFGVQNQVKNYEYSFNQAYQEADGYRINSAMRRLFFQTQQKWKYNQNGTVKFSGFYADMNYNTPGGLTAVQLVENPRAARARAEELNTGIYNKSVFLGLSHDYKITNSLRHYIGISGLVTDFKNPFFTNYEYRDENSYALRTYLELKNKETSSIKLQWNLGYEYQRTKTDFINYGNQAGNPTTIRDADEIKNFNEFIFNRFAVELLPELKIEASLSLNFNRFNFRTLPQSPRQDAGDGKFDPTFIPKLALSYLVTPHFSLRALVSKGYSTPTKDEIRPSNRIINTSLNAEEGWNYEVGFRLRTSDERIYADVSAFYYRLDNAIVRRVNASDEDFYVNAGGTNQLGAEIQLNANIIKADARALSIDYYNAITISKFEFRDYFIGSNNFSGNMLTGIPKLNWVNGLNISLFKKLNLFVQHQYNGKTSLNDAETVFADSFHLIQSKLNYIVPFNNVKLHITFGVDNLLNEKYSLGNDINAFGNRYFNPAATRNYYAGLALKW, from the coding sequence TTGAAACTACATCTTTTTATACTAGCTACTTTGGTTGCTGGTACCACACAGGCTCAAGAACTAGATAGCATAAAAACGCTCAATGAAGTTAAAATAAATGCTTATTTGGGCGAGCAGATTCTCATCAGCTTACCAGCAACAGCAACCATTATTAATAAAGCGCAGCTAGAACAACGTACGCAAAACACTTTATTGCCTGCTTTAAACAGCATCAGCGGTGTAAAAATGGAGGAACGTTCGCCGGGTAGTTATCGCTTATCTATCAGAGGTAGTTTAATCCGCTCTCCGTTTGGGGTAAGAAATGTAAAAGTTTATTATGATGATTTTCCTTTAACGGATGCTGGTGGTAATACTTATCTAAATTTAATAGATCAAAATACAGTTAAAGGGATAGAAATTTTAAAAGGACCAGACGGAAGTTTGTTTGGTGCAAACTCTGGAGGGGTTGTACTTATCAATTCTTCATCATCAGAAAAAACATCAGAATTTAGTGCCATACGAGGCTCTTTTGGTTTATTTGGACAACATTTTGGTGTGCAAAATCAGGTTAAAAACTATGAATACAGTTTTAATCAGGCTTATCAGGAAGCAGATGGCTACCGTATCAATAGTGCCATGCGAAGACTTTTTTTTCAAACTCAACAAAAGTGGAAATACAACCAAAATGGAACTGTAAAATTTTCAGGCTTTTATGCCGATATGAATTATAATACTCCTGGTGGTTTAACCGCAGTACAATTAGTAGAAAACCCAAGAGCAGCAAGAGCAAGAGCAGAAGAGTTAAATACCGGCATTTATAATAAAAGTGTGTTTTTAGGTTTAAGTCATGATTATAAAATCACCAATAGCTTAAGGCATTATATTGGAATATCGGGTTTAGTAACCGATTTTAAAAACCCTTTCTTTACCAATTACGAGTATAGAGATGAAAATTCTTATGCTTTAAGAACATACTTAGAATTAAAAAATAAGGAAACCAGTTCTATTAAATTACAGTGGAACTTGGGTTACGAATACCAAAGAACCAAAACAGATTTCATTAATTATGGCAACCAAGCGGGTAACCCAACAACTATACGCGACGCCGATGAGATTAAAAACTTTAACGAATTTATCTTCAATCGTTTTGCCGTTGAGCTTTTACCAGAACTTAAAATTGAGGCATCATTAAGTTTAAACTTTAACAGATTTAACTTTAGAACGCTGCCACAATCACCAAGACAAGATGCAGGCGATGGCAAGTTTGACCCTACCTTCATACCAAAATTGGCATTATCTTATTTAGTAACTCCACACTTTTCTTTAAGAGCCTTGGTAAGTAAGGGATACTCTACTCCTACAAAAGATGAAATAAGACCCTCAAACAGAATCATTAACACTTCTTTAAATGCAGAAGAAGGCTGGAATTATGAAGTTGGCTTTAGGCTTAGAACATCAGACGAACGCATTTATGCTGATGTAAGTGCTTTTTATTACCGATTAGACAATGCTATAGTAAGAAGAGTTAATGCTAGCGACGAAGACTTTTATGTAAACGCTGGTGGTACCAATCAGTTAGGTGCAGAAATTCAATTGAATGCCAATATCATCAAAGCAGATGCTAGAGCCTTAAGTATAGACTATTATAACGCCATAACTATTTCTAAATTTGAGTTTAGAGACTATTTTATTGGTAGCAACAATTTCTCTGGGAATATGCTTACCGGAATACCAAAACTTAACTGGGTTAACGGTTTAAATATTTCACTTTTTAAAAAGCTAAATCTTTTCGTTCAACATCAATACAATGGCAAAACATCTCTTAATGATGCAGAAACCGTTTTTGCAGATAGCTTTCATTTAATACAATCTAAGCTAAATTACATAGTACCTTTTAACAACGTTAAACTGCATATCACTTTTGGAGTTGATAATTTATTAAACGAAAAATACAGTCTAGGTAACGATATTAACGCTTTTGGAAACCGCTATTTTAACCCGGCTGCAACTAGAAATTACTATGCAGGACTAGCATTGAAATGGTAA
- a CDS encoding aldo/keto reductase has protein sequence MQYRKLGDTALELPVITFGAWAAGGWMWGGADDQEAIKAMLAAYDEGVNAIDTAPIYGQGHSEVLVGKAIKELSRDKVQILTKFGMRWDDNKGDFGFKSIDNFGKDIAIYKYAAKESIIKECEDSLKRLGTDYIDLYQIHWPDVTTPIQETMQAVEELIKAGKVRYAGVCNYDVAQMTEAEKYIKLASNQIPYSMVKRDIEQEIVPYCLALDKGILAYSPLERGLLTGKMKPGHVFNEGDHRAGIYFFKDENLVKVDAFLNKIKPLADERNMLVSQIVLRWTLEQPGITIALVGARNAKQAVENAKAARVQLSKEEIKFISNELDKLQLSL, from the coding sequence ATGCAATACAGAAAACTAGGAGATACAGCTTTAGAATTACCCGTAATTACTTTTGGCGCTTGGGCAGCTGGCGGATGGATGTGGGGAGGTGCAGATGACCAAGAAGCTATTAAAGCTATGCTTGCTGCTTATGATGAAGGTGTAAATGCAATTGATACAGCTCCTATTTATGGGCAAGGGCACAGCGAAGTTTTAGTAGGCAAAGCTATAAAAGAATTAAGCAGAGATAAAGTGCAAATACTCACCAAATTTGGGATGCGTTGGGATGATAATAAAGGAGATTTTGGTTTTAAAAGTATAGATAATTTTGGTAAGGATATAGCTATTTATAAATATGCTGCCAAAGAAAGCATCATTAAAGAATGTGAAGATTCTCTTAAAAGATTAGGTACAGATTATATAGACCTTTATCAAATCCATTGGCCAGATGTTACTACACCAATACAAGAAACCATGCAAGCTGTTGAAGAACTGATTAAGGCAGGTAAGGTACGCTATGCAGGTGTTTGTAATTATGATGTAGCACAAATGACCGAGGCAGAAAAATATATCAAACTAGCTTCTAACCAAATACCATATAGCATGGTTAAAAGAGATATAGAGCAAGAAATAGTTCCTTATTGTTTAGCTCTTGACAAAGGTATTTTAGCTTATAGCCCTTTAGAAAGAGGCTTACTTACCGGAAAAATGAAACCCGGTCATGTTTTTAATGAAGGAGACCATAGAGCTGGAATATATTTCTTTAAAGATGAAAACTTAGTTAAAGTTGATGCTTTCTTGAATAAGATAAAACCTTTAGCAGATGAAAGAAATATGTTGGTTTCTCAAATTGTGTTACGTTGGACCTTAGAACAACCCGGTATTACTATTGCCTTGGTTGGGGCCAGAAATGCAAAACAAGCAGTAGAAAATGCTAAAGCTGCAAGAGTACAATTATCAAAAGAAGAGATTAAGTTTATAAGTAACGAGCTTGATAAGCTTCAATTGAGTTTATAG
- the tsaD gene encoding tRNA (adenosine(37)-N6)-threonylcarbamoyltransferase complex transferase subunit TsaD has product MAIILGIESSCDETSASVCIDGVIASNIIANQTIHHQYGGVVPELASRVHQQNIIPAVHQAIVEAKINKNQIDAVAFTRGPGLLGSLLVGTSFAKAFALANEIPLVEINHMQAHILAHFIPNQMEDKKLPQFPFICLTVSGGHTQIVLVKDYFEMEILGETTDDAAGEAFDKTAKILELPYPGGPLIDQYAKTGNPHAYQFPEPQIPGLNFSFSGLKTSILYFIRDNVKQNPNFVQENLADICASVQYRIVSILLNKLKKAAQEQQIKDIAIAGGVSANSGLRTALTGLAQQKGWNVFIPKFEYCTDNAAMIAIAGYYKFLKKDFVGQEIAPLARMPFA; this is encoded by the coding sequence GTGGCAATAATCCTCGGAATAGAATCTTCATGTGATGAAACTTCGGCATCTGTATGTATAGACGGCGTAATAGCATCTAATATTATAGCAAACCAAACTATTCATCATCAATATGGTGGTGTTGTACCAGAACTAGCTTCCAGAGTACATCAACAAAATATTATTCCGGCTGTTCACCAGGCCATAGTTGAAGCAAAAATAAATAAAAATCAGATAGATGCAGTAGCTTTTACACGTGGTCCCGGATTATTAGGCTCTTTATTAGTAGGAACCTCTTTTGCCAAGGCTTTTGCTCTAGCAAACGAAATACCATTAGTAGAGATTAACCACATGCAGGCGCATATTTTAGCTCATTTTATTCCTAACCAGATGGAAGATAAAAAGCTTCCTCAGTTTCCATTTATTTGTTTAACAGTTTCTGGCGGGCATACCCAAATTGTTTTGGTTAAAGATTATTTTGAGATGGAGATTTTAGGAGAAACTACAGATGATGCCGCAGGGGAAGCTTTTGATAAAACAGCTAAAATTTTGGAACTACCTTACCCTGGTGGTCCTTTAATAGACCAATATGCTAAAACGGGTAACCCGCATGCCTACCAATTTCCAGAACCACAAATACCGGGTTTAAACTTCAGTTTTAGTGGGTTAAAAACCTCTATTCTATATTTTATAAGAGACAACGTAAAGCAAAACCCCAATTTTGTTCAAGAAAACTTGGCTGATATTTGTGCTTCGGTACAATATCGCATTGTGTCTATCTTATTAAACAAGCTTAAAAAGGCTGCTCAAGAACAGCAAATTAAAGATATAGCCATTGCTGGCGGAGTTTCAGCAAACTCTGGTTTACGTACAGCTTTAACGGGGTTGGCGCAACAAAAAGGCTGGAATGTTTTTATCCCAAAATTTGAATATTGCACAGACAATGCTGCTATGATTGCCATTGCTGGCTATTATAAATTCTTGAAAAAAGATTTTGTTGGACAAGAGATTGCTCCTCTAGCTCGTATGCCTTTCGCATGA
- the pth gene encoding aminoacyl-tRNA hydrolase — MKYLIVGLGNIGPEYADNRHNIGFMVLDELAKQENAKFSMLKLAYYTEVSFKGRMLHLIKPTTYMNLSGKAVSYWMKELKIPIENVLIIVDDLAIPFGAIKLKPKGSPAGHNGLKSIEGLLGSNEYSRIKFGISDHFPKGRQADYVLSGFDQDELSDLPTLIERSIAIIKSFVTVGAELTMTNFNNLKLPK, encoded by the coding sequence ATGAAATACCTAATTGTTGGTCTTGGAAATATAGGTCCTGAATATGCTGATAACCGCCATAATATAGGTTTTATGGTGTTGGATGAACTTGCAAAACAAGAAAATGCTAAGTTTTCTATGTTAAAGTTAGCTTATTACACAGAGGTTTCTTTTAAAGGCCGGATGCTGCATCTGATAAAGCCTACTACTTATATGAATTTAAGTGGTAAAGCAGTAAGTTATTGGATGAAAGAATTAAAAATTCCGATAGAAAATGTTTTGATTATTGTTGATGATTTAGCCATTCCTTTTGGAGCCATCAAACTAAAACCTAAAGGTAGCCCAGCCGGACATAATGGTTTAAAAAGTATTGAGGGATTATTAGGGTCTAATGAATATAGTCGTATTAAATTTGGAATAAGCGACCATTTCCCAAAAGGTCGTCAGGCTGATTATGTTTTAAGTGGTTTTGACCAAGATGAACTATCAGATTTACCCACTTTGATAGAGCGTTCTATAGCTATTATCAAAAGCTTTGTAACAGTTGGCGCAGAACTAACCATGACTAATTTTAATAATTTGAAGCTACCTAAGTAG
- a CDS encoding YceI family protein has protein sequence MKTLKLGLIATVFLAACSNNPKGNKATTADAEAVQAVDGETLNVDPASSSIAWTGNKVTGSHTGTINIQSGNVVLDEGKLVGGEFVIDMTTLTNKDLEADVENKSKLEGHLKADDFFAVEKYPTSKFVITKVTYKEDGKAEIAGNLTLRDVTKNVSFIADVPAASADGFHAMADFNINRKDWGVMYEGMKDDLIADEINLKVHLMAKNNP, from the coding sequence ATGAAAACATTAAAATTAGGATTAATTGCAACAGTTTTTTTAGCAGCATGTTCTAACAATCCAAAAGGTAACAAAGCCACTACTGCTGATGCAGAAGCCGTACAAGCTGTTGATGGTGAAACTTTAAATGTAGATCCTGCTAGCTCAAGCATAGCATGGACAGGTAATAAAGTTACGGGTAGCCACACAGGAACTATTAATATTCAGTCTGGAAATGTAGTGCTGGATGAAGGTAAGTTGGTAGGCGGCGAATTTGTAATCGACATGACAACTTTAACCAATAAAGATTTAGAAGCAGATGTAGAAAACAAATCAAAACTCGAAGGGCATTTAAAAGCTGATGATTTTTTTGCCGTTGAGAAATATCCAACAAGCAAGTTTGTGATTACTAAAGTGACTTATAAAGAAGACGGTAAAGCAGAAATAGCGGGTAATTTAACTTTAAGGGATGTTACTAAAAATGTTTCTTTTATTGCTGATGTTCCTGCTGCAAGCGCAGATGGTTTTCATGCTATGGCAGATTTTAACATCAACAGAAAAGACTGGGGTGTGATGTATGAAGGAATGAAAGACGATTTAATTGCTGATGAAATTAACCTGAAAGTTCATTTAATGGCAAAAAATAATCCATAA
- a CDS encoding translocation/assembly module TamB domain-containing protein, whose product MIGTLIFSLQFKPVQTWAAKKAAVFLADELKTRVEIGSLYLKPFKSLVLEGLLVEDLEGDTLLLAPELEVDIDYFAPFSERRIDLDYAELTNAKFFLKSYKDSTTNLTFIINYFDSGVVDTTKKKRPFNFSLNNILIKNLDFRYINYLSEMVYKEGIDYNNIHLWNFSADINDLDTKNHLFKAQINKLRFKEKTGFVLNNLTGALTIDTNSITVENMLLQTPSTTLTDYYSMRFKSFKDFQDFNNKVTVEAHFKNAKVVAKDIAYFAPQLAKMDLVLDVTGTIKGRINNLKARDLTIKAGQATYIKGDFNLRGLPDWDNTFLDLRFDQVYSNKKDIDYILGKATGNKVKAIPAIIDKFGNINFNGQFTGFQNDFIAYGEFKTKLGRLKSDINMKIDKAGIPSYTGNLQAFDFNIGDLTNQPTLNRTSFTVDVKGRDFELNNLYEEIAASVRYFDFKGYRYSNIKVDGTINKQLFDGKVKVNDKNLKLDFNGLANLNPTLPEFKFKAQIRQANLHKLNLYKDTIQIDADFTTDFTGNSLDNIQGNLELSHVKATTKDSSFVIDSVFLRARGIGKDRLLALTSDIGDASIKGQYDLATLPSAFKTVVKKYIPSLKTKIVPPKDQNFEFNIDLKNFDYVSNIFFPQLKIPERGVFNGKFDSKNNLVNLNGYVKTIKYNNMVFNNLIIDQNTNSKSFEAILSLDKVDFSENGLFVQNIVLQNTLKSDSLTFNVKLSDKDAVNQLDLYGLVEFGSDTLAKVSILPSDIVIDNQIWKVEDKASIKFEENKTIIEGFELSNSTQLVAVNGAISASEDDLLEIVIENLQMSSLSQVTKNFGVELKGMMNGTANLSAILGNPNIGADITVDSLRYNRTEIGFVSLSSAYDNEENNINIKASVEKNNKKTTDITGIVDFNSETNNLDLAMNLDQTELILFEPFVKSLITKLKGNISSDLKITGKFSNPQIDGDVRLNNAGFMVNYLKTAYTINDEVNIENSLIRIEDLEIVDAFKNKAIANGIVDLKNPSNPLLDISVKANNFMSLNTTSKDNGIYYGTAFGTGTFTFKGPTDAMNINIKAKTEEGTVFTIPLNNASTIGNNDFITYIAKDTSLNKTKKENFFNGLTMEFELEVGQTSVTNILTEVGNLSGKGDGQLRLRITSLGDFEMFGDYIINEGKFDFTANNVINKTFDIRKGGTIRWTGDPSDANINLNAVYSTRASLLPLYQAAGTTLPDDQRNLRVLAEAEMMLKGSLLNPDIAFNLAFPNNTDIKTRLQGYLDNEDNEAQQVINLVVRNSFNGNSGGGIGFTNNDLLGSGLELAFSKINNIISQSLNIKNLDINVRSQNEIGGSYSFFNNRLRITGNFVNNRYSNDVLNNNLLNSNLNDLTRDVEMSFNINKDGSFVAKSFQRPTNQDLFNLNTDLYVNGFGLVYTQEYDTFKEFIRNTFARGKREAESKENAEDRRKTLSKPIIATPKEEEEN is encoded by the coding sequence TTGATAGGAACACTTATTTTTTCTTTGCAATTTAAACCTGTACAAACTTGGGCAGCAAAAAAAGCAGCAGTTTTTTTAGCAGATGAACTAAAAACTCGTGTAGAAATTGGCTCTTTATATTTAAAACCTTTTAAATCTTTAGTATTAGAAGGCTTATTGGTTGAGGATTTAGAAGGCGATACCCTATTATTGGCCCCAGAATTAGAAGTTGATATAGATTATTTTGCTCCCTTTTCTGAAAGAAGAATAGATTTAGACTATGCAGAACTTACCAATGCTAAGTTTTTCTTGAAATCTTATAAAGATAGCACCACCAACTTAACTTTTATCATCAATTACTTTGATTCTGGCGTGGTAGATACCACCAAGAAAAAACGCCCTTTCAACTTTAGTCTGAACAATATTTTAATCAAAAATTTAGACTTTAGGTACATCAATTACCTTTCTGAAATGGTTTACAAAGAGGGAATTGATTATAACAACATCCATTTATGGAATTTTAGTGCTGATATTAACGATTTAGATACTAAAAACCATCTTTTCAAAGCTCAAATCAATAAGCTTCGTTTTAAAGAAAAAACAGGTTTTGTATTAAATAATCTTACTGGTGCTTTAACTATTGATACCAATAGCATCACGGTAGAAAACATGCTTTTACAAACGCCTAGCACAACGCTTACAGATTATTACAGCATGCGTTTTAAAAGCTTTAAAGATTTCCAAGATTTCAATAATAAAGTAACCGTTGAAGCGCACTTTAAAAATGCGAAAGTTGTAGCTAAAGATATTGCTTATTTTGCTCCTCAACTGGCAAAAATGGATTTAGTTTTAGATGTAACCGGCACTATCAAAGGCAGAATTAATAATCTAAAAGCCAGAGATCTAACCATAAAGGCCGGGCAGGCAACTTATATAAAAGGAGATTTTAATTTACGTGGTTTACCAGATTGGGACAATACTTTCTTAGACCTCAGGTTTGACCAAGTTTACAGCAATAAAAAAGATATTGATTACATTCTTGGAAAAGCTACCGGAAACAAAGTAAAGGCTATACCTGCTATCATTGATAAATTTGGCAACATCAATTTCAATGGGCAGTTTACTGGTTTTCAGAATGATTTTATTGCTTATGGCGAGTTTAAAACTAAACTAGGTCGATTAAAATCAGACATCAACATGAAAATTGATAAAGCTGGTATACCTTCTTATACGGGTAATTTACAAGCTTTTGATTTTAACATAGGCGATTTAACCAACCAGCCAACTTTAAACCGTACAAGCTTTACGGTTGATGTAAAAGGAAGAGATTTTGAGCTGAATAACCTTTATGAAGAGATTGCTGCATCTGTAAGATATTTTGATTTTAAAGGCTATCGTTACAGCAATATTAAAGTTGATGGTACCATTAACAAGCAACTTTTTGACGGTAAGGTAAAGGTTAATGATAAAAATTTAAAGCTTGATTTTAATGGTTTAGCAAATCTTAATCCAACCTTACCAGAGTTTAAATTTAAAGCTCAAATAAGACAGGCAAATCTCCATAAATTAAACCTTTATAAAGACACTATACAAATTGATGCAGATTTCACAACAGATTTTACAGGAAATAGCTTAGATAACATACAAGGAAATTTAGAACTTAGCCATGTTAAAGCTACTACAAAAGACAGCTCTTTTGTGATAGATTCTGTATTTCTAAGAGCAAGAGGAATAGGAAAAGATAGGTTGTTGGCACTTACCTCTGATATTGGAGATGCCAGCATAAAAGGCCAATATGATTTGGCTACACTACCATCGGCATTTAAAACTGTGGTAAAAAAATATATCCCATCTTTAAAAACTAAAATTGTACCTCCAAAAGATCAAAATTTCGAGTTTAATATAGATTTAAAGAATTTCGATTATGTTTCTAATATCTTCTTTCCGCAATTAAAAATTCCGGAAAGAGGTGTATTTAACGGGAAATTCGACTCTAAAAACAACTTGGTTAATTTAAACGGATATGTAAAAACCATTAAGTACAACAATATGGTTTTTAACAATTTAATTATCGACCAAAACACAAATTCTAAATCTTTTGAAGCTATTTTATCATTAGATAAGGTGGATTTTTCTGAAAATGGATTATTTGTACAGAACATCGTATTACAAAATACGTTAAAGAGCGATAGCCTAACTTTTAACGTTAAGTTATCTGATAAAGATGCTGTTAACCAATTAGATTTATACGGCTTGGTAGAATTTGGTAGTGATACATTAGCCAAAGTAAGTATTTTACCTTCTGATATTGTTATCGATAACCAGATATGGAAAGTTGAAGATAAGGCCAGCATTAAATTTGAAGAAAACAAGACCATTATAGAAGGTTTTGAACTCTCAAACAGCACCCAACTGGTTGCTGTGAATGGCGCTATTTCTGCCTCGGAAGATGATTTATTGGAGATTGTTATAGAAAACTTACAAATGTCTTCATTGAGCCAAGTTACCAAAAACTTTGGGGTAGAGCTAAAAGGTATGATGAATGGTACGGCTAACCTATCGGCCATTTTAGGTAACCCCAATATTGGAGCAGATATTACCGTAGATTCTTTACGTTATAACAGAACAGAAATAGGCTTCGTAAGCTTGTCTTCTGCTTATGATAACGAAGAAAATAATATCAATATTAAAGCTAGCGTAGAGAAAAACAATAAAAAAACTACAGATATAACAGGTATTGTTGATTTCAATAGTGAAACCAACAATTTAGATTTAGCTATGAACTTAGACCAAACAGAACTTATCTTGTTTGAGCCTTTTGTGAAGAGTTTAATCACCAAACTTAAAGGAAATATATCATCAGATTTAAAAATTACGGGTAAGTTTAGCAATCCACAAATAGATGGAGATGTAAGATTAAATAATGCCGGGTTTATGGTAAACTATCTAAAAACAGCTTATACCATTAATGATGAAGTTAATATAGAAAATAGCCTTATCCGCATAGAAGATTTAGAAATTGTGGATGCTTTTAAAAATAAAGCCATTGCAAATGGTATTGTAGACTTAAAAAATCCATCAAATCCTTTGTTAGATATTAGCGTGAAAGCTAATAATTTTATGTCGCTTAACACCACCTCTAAGGATAACGGAATTTATTACGGTACTGCTTTTGGAACAGGGACCTTTACTTTTAAAGGCCCAACTGATGCTATGAATATCAATATCAAAGCTAAAACAGAAGAAGGTACTGTATTTACCATCCCATTAAATAATGCTTCTACCATCGGGAATAATGATTTTATTACTTATATAGCAAAAGATACTTCCTTAAATAAAACAAAGAAAGAGAACTTTTTTAATGGTTTAACGATGGAGTTTGAACTTGAAGTAGGGCAAACATCTGTTACCAATATTTTAACCGAGGTAGGAAACCTTTCTGGAAAAGGCGATGGGCAGTTGAGACTAAGAATTACCAGTTTAGGCGATTTTGAAATGTTTGGCGATTACATCATCAACGAAGGTAAATTTGATTTTACGGCCAATAACGTTATCAATAAAACTTTTGATATTAGAAAAGGTGGCACCATACGCTGGACGGGCGACCCTAGCGATGCAAACATCAATTTAAACGCTGTTTATAGTACTAGGGCTAGCCTTTTACCACTTTACCAAGCAGCTGGGACCACCCTGCCAGATGACCAAAGAAATTTACGTGTTTTAGCTGAAGCTGAGATGATGCTTAAAGGCTCTTTATTAAATCCTGATATTGCATTTAACTTAGCTTTCCCAAATAATACAGATATTAAAACACGTTTACAAGGTTATTTAGATAATGAGGATAATGAAGCACAACAAGTGATTAACTTGGTGGTAAGAAATAGTTTCAACGGTAATTCTGGAGGCGGCATTGGCTTTACCAATAATGATTTATTGGGCTCTGGTTTAGAACTTGCTTTTAGTAAAATCAATAATATCATCTCCCAATCTTTAAACATCAAAAACTTAGATATTAACGTACGCTCGCAAAATGAAATTGGTGGTAGCTATAGCTTTTTCAATAACAGATTAAGAATTACCGGAAACTTTGTAAACAACAGATACTCTAATGACGTACTTAACAACAACTTGCTAAATTCTAATTTGAATGATTTAACCAGAGACGTGGAGATGTCTTTTAATATTAATAAGGATGGAAGTTTTGTGGCCAAATCTTTCCAAAGACCAACCAATCAGGATTTGTTTAATTTAAATACAGATTTATATGTAAATGGCTTTGGCTTGGTTTATACCCAAGAATACGATACGTTTAAAGAATTTATTAGAAATACTTTTGCCAGAGGAAAAAGAGAAGCAGAAAGCAAAGAAAATGCTGAAGATAGAAGAAAAACGCTGAGCAAACCTATTATAGCTACCCCAAAAGAAGAAGAGGAAAATTAA
- a CDS encoding PQQ-dependent sugar dehydrogenase, with product MKNAFFTLFTLILAACGSTNQQQSQQQDSLQLPQPFATQPSTKISKVIGWPSDKLPIAPEGFTVTKFATELENPRWIYQADDGNIFVAESGTGKSANRISLLKDTNNDGVADVKLAYLENLNQPFGMLVLNNYFYVANTDGLMRFPYQASQNKITRKGDKILSLPAGGYNNHWTRNIIASKDGKKIYISVGSGSNVGENGMEHEVRRACILEINPDGTGEKVFATGLRNPVGMDWAPGTTTLWTAVNERDNLGDDLVPDYITSVQRDGFYGWPYAYFGQHPDPRWKDDPKPELVAKAIVPEVDLGAHTASLGLAFNDGNNFPDLYKNAAFVGQHGSWNRSEFSGYKVIFVPFENGKPKGKPQDF from the coding sequence ATGAAAAACGCATTTTTTACGCTTTTTACATTGATATTAGCCGCTTGTGGTTCTACCAACCAGCAGCAAAGTCAGCAGCAAGATTCCTTGCAATTACCACAACCTTTTGCCACGCAACCTAGCACAAAAATCAGTAAAGTTATAGGCTGGCCTAGCGATAAACTCCCAATAGCACCAGAAGGATTTACTGTAACAAAATTTGCTACTGAGCTAGAAAACCCTCGTTGGATTTACCAAGCCGATGATGGGAATATTTTTGTAGCCGAGTCTGGCACAGGCAAAAGTGCCAATAGAATATCTTTATTAAAAGACACCAATAATGATGGTGTTGCTGATGTTAAACTAGCTTATTTAGAGAATTTAAATCAGCCTTTTGGGATGCTGGTTTTAAATAACTATTTCTATGTTGCTAATACGGATGGCTTAATGAGGTTTCCTTATCAAGCATCGCAAAATAAAATTACCCGAAAAGGAGATAAAATCTTAAGTCTTCCTGCCGGAGGTTATAATAACCATTGGACTAGAAATATTATTGCAAGTAAAGACGGCAAGAAAATTTATATTTCTGTAGGTTCTGGAAGTAATGTTGGCGAAAATGGTATGGAGCATGAGGTAAGAAGAGCCTGTATTTTAGAAATAAATCCGGACGGAACAGGTGAAAAAGTATTTGCTACAGGCTTAAGAAACCCGGTTGGGATGGATTGGGCACCTGGCACTACTACCCTATGGACAGCCGTTAACGAGCGTGATAATTTAGGTGATGATTTAGTGCCCGATTACATCACTAGCGTACAGCGAGATGGCTTTTACGGCTGGCCTTATGCTTATTTTGGGCAACACCCAGACCCACGTTGGAAAGATGACCCTAAACCAGAACTTGTTGCTAAAGCGATAGTCCCAGAAGTTGATTTAGGTGCACATACAGCATCTTTAGGATTAGCCTTTAACGATGGAAATAATTTTCCTGATTTATATAAAAATGCAGCTTTTGTGGGGCAACATGGTTCTTGGAATCGTTCAGAATTTTCTGGATATAAAGTTATATTTGTACCGTTTGAAAATGGCAAACCAAAAGGCAAACCTCAGGATTTTTAA